CGCCAAAAAAAATGGAGCGGGAAACGGGATTTGAACCCGCGACTTCGACCTTGGCAAGGTCGCACTCTACCACTGAGTTATTCCCGCTCTTGTAAACGTTATTTCTTAGCCAGTTAACAAGCTTTTGTCAATAAAAAGTTCAACTTTCCAGAAGACTTCTGGAGCGAATAAAATAATCAGCACCCGACCAGATCGTGAACACCAGTGCTCCCCATAAAAACAAATGGCCAATGGCCTGCACATTGAGCCCCAGAAATGGAAAGTGGATCATCAGAGGAATAATCGCAGCGATCTGAAAGCCGGTTTTAAATTTACCCAAATTAGATGCGGATAGATCCTCGCCCTTTTCGGCAATAATGTTGCGCAAACCGGTAACGGCCAATTCGCGGCCGATAATAATACAAGCCATCCAGGCCGGTACCCAATCCAAAGCGGCCAGCATAATAAAAGACGATGAAACCAGCAGTTTGTCGGCAACCGGGTCCATCACCTTGCCGAGTGTGGTGACCATGTTTCTTTTGCGAGCATAAAAACCATCTAAATAATCGGTAATGGCGGCGGCGCTGAACACCAAAGCCGCCATAAAAACGCTGAATCGGTTAGGAAAGAGCATCAAAATAATAATAATCGGCACGGCTGCGATTCTAAACAGCGTTAACAGATTAGGTCC
Above is a window of Desulfobacterales bacterium DNA encoding:
- the pgsA gene encoding CDP-diacylglycerol--glycerol-3-phosphate 3-phosphatidyltransferase: MATFQNLIRGPNLLTLFRIAAVPIIIILMLFPNRFSVFMAALVFSAAAITDYLDGFYARKRNMVTTLGKVMDPVADKLLVSSSFIMLAALDWVPAWMACIIIGRELAVTGLRNIIAEKGEDLSASNLGKFKTGFQIAAIIPLMIHFPFLGLNVQAIGHLFLWGALVFTIWSGADYFIRSRSLLES